From Hydrogenovibrio kuenenii DSM 12350, the proteins below share one genomic window:
- a CDS encoding flagellar basal body P-ring protein FlgI yields MIENIQVKPGVEAARVIINSRTGTVVIGADVKSFLQQQSPPR; encoded by the coding sequence ATGATTGAGAATATTCAAGTCAAACCAGGTGTTGAAGCTGCTCGTGTCATTATTAATTCGCGTACAGGAACAGTGGTGATTGGTGCTGATGTTAAAAGTTTTCTGCAGCAGCAGTCACCACCACGGTAA